Below is a genomic region from Delftia tsuruhatensis.
TCAGTGCCTTGAGCCGCGCATGGTCGGGCTCCAGGGCCAGCAACAGGTCCGGATCCTCCAGCAGCACGCCCATCCAGCGCGGGCCGTTGTCCAGCCAGGCGGCGTTCAGGACCTGGTCCGGCGCCACACCCAGTGCCCGGACCACCTCCGCCAGCAGGCCGGGTTCGACGGCGGTGATGGCGGTGGGCGGGGCCTCGAAGGCCAGGCGGTCGTCCTGGCGTGCGATGGCGATCAGCCCTTTGGCGCACTCCTGCACGATGCGGCCCGGCTGCCGTGGCACGCCGCCATGGGCCAGCCAGGCATGGCAGCTGCCCAGGGTGGGATGGCCCGCGAAGGGCAGCTCGCCGCCCGGCGTGAAGATGCGCACGCGGTAGTCGGCGCCTGCGGCCCGGCCCGCCTCGGTGGGCGGCAGCAGGAAGGTGGTTTCCGACAGGTTGGTCCAGGCCGCGAAGGACTGCATCCGCGCATCGTCCAGGCTGGTGGCGTCGAGCACCACGGCCAGCGGATTGCCGAGATAGGGCCGGGCCGTGAACACGTCCACGGTCATGAAGGGGCGCTGGCGGGGAGCGGTGGTGGAGGTCATGGCAACGCAAGGAGGTGCAGGAGGGATGAAAAAAGCCGGCGCAAGGCCGGCTTTCAGGCAAGGCGGCCGGGGCCGTGTCAAGCCGGGAGCTGGCTGCGGATGGCGTCTGCCAGGGCGGCTATGCCCTTGTCGATCTGCTCGGCCGACACCGTCACATAGGACAGGCGCAGCGTGTTGGCCTGGGCGTCGCCCGCATAGAACGGCGCGCCCGGCACGAAGGCCATGCCGCGCTCCACGGCCGCGGGCAGCAGCTTTTGCGCATCCATGCCCTGGGGCAGGCGCACCCACAGGAACATGCCGCCGACGGGGCGCGTCCATTGCACGTCCAGGCCGGACATCTCGCGGTCCAGCGCGGCCAGCATCGCATCGCGCTGCTGCCTGTACATGGCGCGGATGGTGGGCACATGGCGGTCCAGGAAGCCGTCCTTGATGACCTCGGAGACCACGCGCTGGTTGAAGCCCGGCGTGTGCAGGTCGGCGGCCTGCTTGGCCTGCAGCAGCTTGTTGTAGACGGCCTTGGGCGCCACGAGGAAACCGATGCGCAGGCCCGGGGCCAGCACCTTGGAGAAGGAGCCCAGGTAGATCACGCCATCGGGATTGCGCGCGGCCAGCGGCAGCGGGGGCGCCTGCTCGAACCACAGGTCACCGTAGGGGTTGTCCTCGATCAGGGGGATGTCCAGCTCGCGGGCCTTGTCCGACAGGGCCTGGCGGCGCGCCTCGTCCATGGTGCGGCCGGTGGGATTCTGGAAGTTGGGCAGCACGTAGGCCAGGCGGGCCTTGTCGGCGCCGCTGCCGACCTTGGCGACGAAGTCCTCGATGACGATGCCGCTGTCATCGCTGTCCACGCCAACGGGCACGGGCTCCTGCGGGGCGAAGGCCTGCAGCGCGCCCAGGTAGGTGGGCTTTTCGACCAGCATGCGGCTGCCGCGGTCCAGGAACACCTTGCCGATCAGGTCCAGCGCCTGCTGCGAGCCCGTGGTGATCAGTACCTGGTCGGGGTCCACCTCCCAGGGCAGGAAGTCGGCGACCGCCTGGCGCAGCGGCGCAAAGCCTTCGCTGGTCGCGTATTGCAGGGCTGAGGCGCCATCGCGTTGCATCACGGTCTGGCAGGCCTCGGTGAAGGCGTCCAGCGGGAACGCCTTGGGCGAAGGCAGTCCGCCGGCCATGCTGATGATGCCGGGGCGGTCGGTGAGCTTGAGGATTTCGCGGATGGCGGAGGGGTTCATCTTGGCAGCACGGTCTGCCAGCGTCCAGGTCGTCATATGAAAAGCAGTCTAGGTCCTTGCGGTGCCCGCCATGCGGGCGGGCTGGTATGGGTTGCCATGCCGTCGTGGGGCACGGGCCGGCCGCATGTGAAGAGCGGATATCGGATACGGCTTTCGCTCTTGCGCCGGCAATGAGGGTATTTTGTCGCGGCCGTGAAGGGTGTGCGCTCCCTCCCTTCAATAGCTGGGCAGGCCAGTACGGCCTTTGCCCGGGCGGCCCGTGCCGGAGCGTGGTTGGCGGACCCTCATGCGGCCACCATCCACAGCGCCGTCAGCGCCAGCAGCGCCGCCATGGCGCGGTTGAACCACAGCAGCCTGCGCCCCTGGGCCAGCCAGTGGCGCAGCAGCGCGCCGACGCAGGCGTACAGCAGGTTGCTGAAGAAGGCGTAGGCGGCCATGACCGGCAGCACCACGGACAGGCGCGCCGACAGGTCCTCGCGACCCGCGATCCAGCCGGCCACGATGGCCAGGGCCAGCAGCCAGGCCTTGATGTTCACGAATTGCAGACCCACGCCCTGCCAGAAGCCGACCTGCAACGGCTGATCACCGGCCGTGGCCATGCGTGCGCTGCTGGCGAGGCGCCAGGCCATCCACAGCAGATAGGCGATGCCGGCGGCCTTGATCAGCCACAGCAGCACGGGCGCGGCCAGCACGGCGGCGCCGATGCCGACCGTGCTCAGCGCCAGCAGCACGCACCATCCCACGGGCACGGCCATGACGAAGCGCATGGCGGGGCGCAGCCCGTGGTTGGCGGCCAGGGCCGTGGACAGCGTGGTGTTGGGCCCGGGGCTGAAGCTCATGGAAGCGGCCAGCAGCAGCAAGGCGGTGAGTTCGGACGGTGGCATGAGGCGGCGGGCCCCGAAGGTCTCCATGCAGGCGGGAAGGGCTGTTGGGGAAAAGATGCTCAGTGTGCCTTTTCCACAGCACGAATCCTGCCAATATAGGTGCAAGACCTGTACAGTACCAATACAGTTGAACCCTCAATTTCATGTTCTGTAGCGGTGCCTATCCCGATACAGTGACTTTTTGGTGACCCTCCCATGCCTGTCCCCCTTTCGCGGCTGGCCCCGCAGAACCTGAGCACCCAGCTGGCCGAGCGCCTGGGCGAGCGCATCCGCATGCGGCTGCTGCCTGCCGGGGCCCGCCTGCCTTCGGTGCGCGAATGCGCGCGTCAGCAGGGCGTGAGCACGCACACGGTGGTGGCTGCCTATGACCTGCTGCAGGCCCAGGGCCTGGTCGAGGCGCGGCCGCAAAGCGGCTTTTTCGTGCGCGACTTCGTGCAGGATGCGGCGCTGCTGCAGCCCGAGCAGGCGCGTGCCGCCGAGGAGCCGGCCGGGGTTCCGCAGGGCACGCGCATCAATGCCTCGATGCTGGTGCGCGGCATGTTCCACCAGAGCGTGGGCGGCAAGCCCCAGCCGGGCGCGGGCGTGCTGCCGGCCGAATGGCTGGAGGCCGGGTTTCTGGCGGCTGCCATGCGCCGGGTCTGTTCGGGCAAATCGCTGTACGACACCTGCGTGCGCTACGGCGATCCGCTGGGCGACATCAGCCTGCGCGAGGCGCTGTCGCGGCGCCTGGCACGGCTGGGGATCGCCGCCGCGCCGCAGCACATCATCACCACCATGGGCGCAACGCATGCGCTGGACGTGATCAGCCGCGCCCTGCTGCAGCCCGGCGACCCGGTGATGATCGAGGAGCCGGGATGGGCCGTGGAGTACGCACGCCTGGCATCGCTGGGCATGCGCGTGCTGCCCGTGCCGCGTGGCCCCGACGGGCCCGATCTGGCCGTGATGCAGCGCTACTGCGAAAGCTGCGCGCCCAAGCTCTACGTGAGCGTGAGCGTGCTGCACAACCCCACGGGCTACAGCCTGTCGCCGGCCAGTGCGCACGAGGTGCTGCAGCTGGCGCGGCGCTTCGGCTTCTATGTGGTCGAGGACGACACCTATGGCGAGATCGCGCCCGACCACGCGGCGCGCGTGACCGTGCTGGACCGGCTCAGCCACAGCATCTACGTGAGCGGCTTCGCCAAGTTGCTGGCGCCCAACTGGCGCGTGGGCTACCTGGCGCCCCCACCCGCTCTGGTGGAGCGGCTGGTGGACACCAAGCTGCTGTCCACGCTGACCACGCCGTCATTGATGGAACGGGCGCTGGCCCACTGCATGGACCAGGGCCAGTTGCGCCGCCACGCCGAACGCCTGCGCCAGCACCTGGCCCAGGCGCGCACGCGCAGCGTGGCGCTGGCCCGGCAGGCCGGTGCCCGCTTCGCGGCCGAGCCGGCCGGCATGTTCGGCTGGGTGGACACGGGCGTGGACACCGAAACCCTGGCCCAGCGCCTGCTGGACGCAGGCTACTTCATCGCCCCCGGCTCCATGTTCCACGCCGGCCGCCAGCCCAGCACCTGCATGCGCATCAACTTCGCCACCACGCAGGAACCCGCCTTCTGGCGCATCTTCGAACGCGAAGTCCAGGCCCTGCGCGGCAGCGCATAGAAAAGGGAATGGGAGAGGAAGAAGGAAGGGAAGGGGACTGAAGCAGCATCGACCCGCGAGCGCTGATCAGATGTGCAGCGCCAAAAACCGGCGCGCCCCAAAGCGAGGGACACCGAGCAAGGGCCTACGCCGGCCGCGCCGCCCCGCCGCGAGGGTGTCGTCCCCCTCCCCCGCGCAGCGGGTAGAGAGGGGGAAGGCGCGTCAGCGCCTCAGGGGGTGCCTCCAGTCAATGCGCCCGCATCTTCGTGCGCAAGCGCGCGATCGCCTGGCTGTGCAGCTGGCAGACGCGCGACTCGGTCACGCCCAGCACGGCGGCGATTTCCTTGAGGTTCATGTCATGTTCGTAGTACATGCCCATGATGTACTGCTCGCGCTCGGGCAGGGCCTTGATGGCCTCCACCAGGGCCACGCGCAGGCGGTGGTCGCGCAGCAGTGCGAAGGGGTCGGCGCCGTTGTCGGCCACGTGGCGCTCGAGGAAGTCCTCGCCTTCGTCGCCGCCCGACATGTCCTCCAGGTACACCAGCTGGGTGCCACGCACCTTGCCCAGCAGCGACTGGTAGTCATCCAGGTCCATGCCCAGTTCGTCGGCGATCTCCGACTCCATGGGCGTGCGGCCCAGGCGCTGCTCCAGCCGGTGCAGCGCGTGCTCTATGTCCTTCTGGCTCTTGCGCGAGCTGCGGCTCATCCAGTCGCCGTCGCGCAGCTCATCGAGCATGGCGCCGCGGATGCGCTGGCTGGCAAAGGTCTCGAATTGCACGCCCTGCTCGCTCTCGAAGCGGGACAGGGCCTCGGCCAGGCCGATCATTCCGACCTGTATCAGATCGTCCAGCTCCACATTGGGCGGCAGCTTGGCGATCATGTGCAGCGCGATCCGGCGTACCAGGGGCACGTGCCGGCGTATCAGCGCATCGCGGTCGAGTTGGCCTTTGGCGGTGTACATGGCAGTCAGTGGCTCCAGGCATGGGATGCAGGCAGCGGCGCATAGCCGGCGGCCAGATCCTGG
It encodes:
- a CDS encoding RNA polymerase sigma factor FliA, which codes for MYTAKGQLDRDALIRRHVPLVRRIALHMIAKLPPNVELDDLIQVGMIGLAEALSRFESEQGVQFETFASQRIRGAMLDELRDGDWMSRSSRKSQKDIEHALHRLEQRLGRTPMESEIADELGMDLDDYQSLLGKVRGTQLVYLEDMSGGDEGEDFLERHVADNGADPFALLRDHRLRVALVEAIKALPEREQYIMGMYYEHDMNLKEIAAVLGVTESRVCQLHSQAIARLRTKMRAH
- a CDS encoding LysE family translocator gives rise to the protein MPPSELTALLLLAASMSFSPGPNTTLSTALAANHGLRPAMRFVMAVPVGWCVLLALSTVGIGAAVLAAPVLLWLIKAAGIAYLLWMAWRLASSARMATAGDQPLQVGFWQGVGLQFVNIKAWLLALAIVAGWIAGREDLSARLSVVLPVMAAYAFFSNLLYACVGALLRHWLAQGRRLLWFNRAMAALLALTALWMVAA
- a CDS encoding PhzF family phenazine biosynthesis protein, with the translated sequence MTSTTAPRQRPFMTVDVFTARPYLGNPLAVVLDATSLDDARMQSFAAWTNLSETTFLLPPTEAGRAAGADYRVRIFTPGGELPFAGHPTLGSCHAWLAHGGVPRQPGRIVQECAKGLIAIARQDDRLAFEAPPTAITAVEPGLLAEVVRALGVAPDQVLNAAWLDNGPRWMGVLLEDPDLLLALEPDHARLKALNAKVGACALYEDTADAPALIGRSSREARAFATGQRAARDEAAPRLEVRGFASAVGVTEDPVTGSLNAGLGLWLRAEGLLRPPYLASQGCCVGRDGQVHLSEDAQGALWVGGHVVECVRGQVLL
- a CDS encoding PLP-dependent aminotransferase family protein, encoding MPVPLSRLAPQNLSTQLAERLGERIRMRLLPAGARLPSVRECARQQGVSTHTVVAAYDLLQAQGLVEARPQSGFFVRDFVQDAALLQPEQARAAEEPAGVPQGTRINASMLVRGMFHQSVGGKPQPGAGVLPAEWLEAGFLAAAMRRVCSGKSLYDTCVRYGDPLGDISLREALSRRLARLGIAAAPQHIITTMGATHALDVISRALLQPGDPVMIEEPGWAVEYARLASLGMRVLPVPRGPDGPDLAVMQRYCESCAPKLYVSVSVLHNPTGYSLSPASAHEVLQLARRFGFYVVEDDTYGEIAPDHAARVTVLDRLSHSIYVSGFAKLLAPNWRVGYLAPPPALVERLVDTKLLSTLTTPSLMERALAHCMDQGQLRRHAERLRQHLAQARTRSVALARQAGARFAAEPAGMFGWVDTGVDTETLAQRLLDAGYFIAPGSMFHAGRQPSTCMRINFATTQEPAFWRIFEREVQALRGSA
- a CDS encoding PLP-dependent aminotransferase family protein, with the translated sequence MTTWTLADRAAKMNPSAIREILKLTDRPGIISMAGGLPSPKAFPLDAFTEACQTVMQRDGASALQYATSEGFAPLRQAVADFLPWEVDPDQVLITTGSQQALDLIGKVFLDRGSRMLVEKPTYLGALQAFAPQEPVPVGVDSDDSGIVIEDFVAKVGSGADKARLAYVLPNFQNPTGRTMDEARRQALSDKARELDIPLIEDNPYGDLWFEQAPPLPLAARNPDGVIYLGSFSKVLAPGLRIGFLVAPKAVYNKLLQAKQAADLHTPGFNQRVVSEVIKDGFLDRHVPTIRAMYRQQRDAMLAALDREMSGLDVQWTRPVGGMFLWVRLPQGMDAQKLLPAAVERGMAFVPGAPFYAGDAQANTLRLSYVTVSAEQIDKGIAALADAIRSQLPA